In one Silene latifolia isolate original U9 population chromosome 10, ASM4854445v1, whole genome shotgun sequence genomic region, the following are encoded:
- the LOC141606868 gene encoding fatty acyl-CoA reductase 2, chloroplastic-like — MRIMPIYTFLTRVAKKKKTMSFHKPNDQQNVGIINFFKSKTIFITGSTGFMGKVLVEKLLRALPSIEKIYLLVRANTAAAAKQRIKTEMIDSKLFKVLREQHGQLYEEFMWNKLVPIAGDVCKPYLGMRSDSAHLIREEVNVIVNISANTNWYDRYDVLLESNVSGAAKLVDFALDCTNLALFVQVSSAYASQDLPGVALEKPIDWGRYYIEDEQNKTLSVDKVINTEMRIVSELASQFHEEEQTVEMKKLAVRRAKFYKMLNSYTLTKAMGELLVTKLSGKLPVVIIRPSLMESTIKEPFPGWVEGYKSMDPIILSYGTGTLEGFVANRNSVIDVVPVDMAANAMIAAMAKHGNEGKHGLMIYNVTSSHLNPILCHDFFNFSTNYFTSNPLKDSNEKDIIVKDMKFFESMSEFIIIVGANATRINAKLQNQLLRMAAIYELPLTANIWFDDKNIRNLLEEMSIEELAMFNFNFKFIDWKDYFTNIHIPGLTQHFLMKKSLAARL; from the exons ATGAGAATTATGCCAATTTACACTTTTCTCACTCgtgtagcaaaaaaaaaaaaaacaatgtcgttccataagccaaatgatcaacaaaatGTTGGTATCATCAATTTTTTTAAGAGTAAAACAATTTTTATTACCGGATCCACAGGTTTTATGGGAAAAG TTTTAGTAGAGAAGCTATTACGAGCATTGCCATCAATAGAGAAGATTTATCTACTCGTGAGAGCAAATACTGCAGCAGCAGccaagcaaagaataaaaacaGAA ATGATAGATTCCAAGCTTTTTAAGGTTTTGAGGGAGCAACATGGACAATTATATGAAGAATTTATGTGGAACAAACTCGTTCCAATTGCTGGAGATGTTTGCAAACCGTATTTGGGTATGCGTTCCGATTCAGCTCACTTGATCAGAGAGGAGGTTAATGTTATAGTAAATATTAGTGCCAATACAAATTGGTATGACAG GTATGATGTCCTTCTTGAATCTAATGTGAGCGGAGCTGCCAAACTTGTTGACTTTGCTTTAGACTGCACGAACCTCGCTCTCTTTGTACAAGTATCATCTG CGTATGCAAGCCAGGATTTACCCGGAGTTGCTTTAGAAAAGCCGATAGACTGGGGACGTTATTATATAGAAGATGAACAAAACAAGACATTGTCAGTTGATAAAGTCATAAATACTGAAATGAGGATAGTTTCGGAATTAGCTAGTCAGTTTCATGAAGAAGAGCAAACTGTAGAAATGAAGAAGTTAGCCGTGCGCCG GGCAAAGTTCTACAAAATGCTCAATAGTTATACACTTACAAAAGCTATGGGGGAATTGCTAGTAACCAAATTAAGTGGAAAACTTCCGGTCGTCATTATACGTCCAAGTCTAATGGAAAGCACCATTAAAGAACCATTTCCTGGATGGGTTGAAGGATACAA GTCGATGGACCCGATAATCTTAAGCTATGGAACTGGAACACTCGAAGGATTTGTTGCAAACCGGAATTCGGTTATAGATGTG GTACCCGTAGACATGGCTGCCAATGCCATGATTGCGGCCATGGCCAAGCATGGGAACGAAGGAAAGCATGGATTGATGATTTACAATGTTACCTCATCCCATTTAAATCCAATTTTATGTCATGATTTCTTCAATTTCTCTACTAATTACTTCACATCGAATCCACTCAAGGACTCAAATGAGAAAGATATAATCGTCAAAGACATGAAATTCTTTGAATCAATGTCtgaatttataattattgttggagcaaatGCTACAAGAATTAATGCAAAGCTCCAAAACCAGTTGCTGCGCATGGCTGCTATATATGAGCTACCTTTGACTGCTAATATTTG GTTTGACGACAAGAATATAAGGAATTTACTCGAAGAAATGTCAATAGAAGAGTTGGCCATGTTTAACTTCAACTTCAAATTCATCGATTGGAAAGATTATTTCACTAACATTCATATTCCAGGTCTCACCCAACATTTTCTTATGAAGAAGTCATTGGCTGCAAGACTTTAA
- the LOC141609532 gene encoding fatty acyl-CoA reductase 2, chloroplastic-like, translating to MAFRQKNERGVGIVNFFEHKTIFVTGATGFMGKVFVEKILRVVPTVKKIYLLVRAHDAETAMHRLKTQIIDSKLFKVIREKHGQSYEEFMWNKLVPISGDFGKPCLGMDTNFASLVRNEVNVIVHIGANTKWNDRHDVALELNVKSLLRFVDFAKDCMNLVLFLYVSSAFATQEIPGVTFEKPIDLGQYITEDGEALGLSIEQLIDIEMRIISEVALRIQEEEDQEKEMIKLGMRRAKYYKMANNYLLTKSMGEMVVTKLMGKLPVVILRPTLIESTFEEPFPGWIEGYKALDPIILSYGTGQLEGFRANPNATMDVVPVDMVTNAMMTAMAKHGNEKKHGVYFYNVASTVVNPLTIHDIFNFCTNYFTSHPLKDSNGVKIIVKDMKFFESIPEFIIAGSGAVTASYAKLQYKFTRMAALYEPFFSIPGAWFDDKNTRNLLGEMSLEELNMFNFDFKCIDWKDYFTNIHIPGVYHHVFNKKKTLSSSRL from the exons ATGGCATTCCGTCAAAAAAATGAACGCGGTGTTGGCATCGTCAATTTCTTTGAGCACAAGACGATTTTCGTCACAGGAGCTACGGGTTTTATGGGAAAAG TTTTTGTAGAGAAGATTTTACGAGTAGTGCCAACAGTAAAAAAGATTTACCTCTTGGTGAGAGCACATGATGCAGAAACTGCCATGCATAGATTAAAAACACAA ATTATAGATTCCAAGCTTTTCAAGGTTATAAGAGAAAAACATGGACAATCATATGAAGAATTTATGTGGAATAAACTTGTCCCAATTTCCGGAGATTTTGGCAAGCCTTGTTTGGGTATGGATACCAATTTTGCAAGTCTTGTTCGAAATGAAGTTAATGTGATCGTACATATAGGTGCTAATACAAAATGGAATGACAG GCATGACGTAGCTCTTGAATTGAATGTGAAGTCACTATTACGATTTGTTGACTTTGCCAAGGATTGCATGAACCTTGTTCTCTTCCTATACGTATCCTCTG CGTTTGCTACCCAAGAAATACCCGGAGTTACGTTCGAGAAGCCTATAGACTTGGGACAATATATTACGGAAGATGGAGAAGCATTAGGATTATCAATTGAGCAGCTCATAGATATTGAAATGAGGATAATTTCGGAAGTCGCTCTACGCATTCAAGAAGAAGAAGAtcaagaaaaagaaatgatcAAGCTAGGCATGCGACG GGCCAAATATTACAAGATGGCAAACAATTATCTACTTACAAAATCAATGGGAGAAATGGTAGTAACCAAATTAATGGGAAAACTTCCGGTCGTCATTCTTCGACCAACTTTAATTGAGAGCACctttgaagaaccatttccgggATGGATTGAAGGATACAA GGCGCTGGATCCGATTATCTTAAGCTATGGAACGGGTCAACTAGAAGgctttcgtgcaaaccctaatgCGACTATGGATGTG GTGCCAGTTGACATGGTGACGAATGCTATGATGACCGCCATGGCTAAGCATGGAAATGAAAAGAAGCATGGAGTATATTTTTACAATGTTGCCTCTACCGTCGTAAATCCACTTACAATTCATGACATCTTCAACTTTTGTACAAATTATTTCACATCACATCCACTCAAGGACTCAAATGGGGTTAAGATCATTGTTAAAGACATGAAATTTTTTGAGTCGATTCCTGAGTTTATAATAGCTGGTTCGGGTGCTGTAACCGCTTCATATGCTAAGTTACAGTACAAATTCACCCGTATGGCGGCTCTTTACGAGCCATTTTTCTCGATTCCTGGGGCATG GTTTGACGACAAGAATACAAGGAATTTACTCGGAGAAATGTCGCTAGAAGAGTTGAACATGTTTAATTTCGATTTCAAATGCATCGACTGGAAAGATTACTTCACTAACATTCATATTCCGGGCGTCTATCACCATGTTTTTAACAAGAAGAAGACTTTGTCCTCATCAAGACTTTAA
- the LOC141609531 gene encoding fatty acyl-CoA reductase 2, chloroplastic-like: MAFRRTNDRNNVGIVDFFEHKTIFITGSTGFMGKVFVEKILRVVPTVKKIYLLMRAHDAETAIQRLKTQIIDSKLFKVLREKHGQSYEDFMWSKLVPIAGDLRKPNLGIDTNSTDSIRSEVNVIVHIGANTKWDDRHDISLELNVRAVSRLVEFAMDCINLVLYLHVSSAYATQAMPGVSFENPIELGQYITEDGEALGLSIEQLIDTEMRVISEVALRIQEEDQDREMVKLGIRRAKFYKMANNYQLTKSMGEMIATKLMRKLPVVIIRPSTIESTFEEPFPGWIEGYKSLDPLILGYGTGQLEGFVANPHTNLDVVPVDMVTNAMMAAMAKHGNERKHGVYFYHVTSSIINPLTFHDIFNFCTYYFKSHPLKDSNGDVIRVKDMQYFESIPEFILAGGLSAITTSYAKLRLKFMRMAAIYEPFMTQGAWFDDKNTRKLLGEMSLEELDMFNFNFGCINWNDYFTNIHIPGIIQHVLNNKKTLSSRL; the protein is encoded by the exons ATGGCATTCCGTCGTACAAATGATCGCAATAATGTTGGCATCGTCGATTTCTTTGAGCACAAAACAATTTTCATCACAGGATCTACGGGTTTTATGGGAAAAG TTTTTGTAGAGAAGATATTGCGAGTAGTGCCAACAGTAAAAAAGATTTACCTCTTGATGAGAGCACATGATGCAGAAACTGCCATACAAAGATTAAAAACACAA ATTATAGATTCCAAGCTTTTCAAGGTTCTAAGAGAAAAACATGGACAATCATATGAGGACTTCATGTGGAGCAAACTTGTCCCAATTGCCGGAGATCTTCGTAAGCCTAATTTGGGTATAGATACCAATTCTACGGACTCGATTCGAAGTGAAGTTAACGTGATCGTACATATCGGTGCTAATACGAAATGGGATGATAG GCATGACATATCTCTTGAATTGAACGTGAGGGCAGTTTCAAGACTTGTTGAGTTTGCCATGGATTGCATCAACCTTGTTCTCTACCTACACGTTTCGTCTG CGTATGCTACCCAAGCAATGCCAGGAGTTTCGTTCGAGAATCCGATAGAATTGGGACAATATATTACGGAAGATGGGGAAGCATTAGGATTATCAATTGAACAACTCATAGATACTGAAATGAGAGTAATTTCGGAAGTTGCTCTACGCATTCAAGAAGAAGATCAAGATAGAGAAATGGTCAAGTTGGGCATACGACG GGCCAAATTTTACAAGATGGCAAACAATTATCAACTCACAAAATCAATGGGAGAAATGATAGCAACCAAATTAATGAGAAAACTTCCGGTCGTCATTATTCGTCCGAGTACAATTGAGAGCACctttgaagaaccatttccgggATGGATTGAAGGATACAA GTCACTGGATCCGCTTATCTTAGGCTATGGAACGGGACAACTAGAAGGATTTGTTGCAAACCCTCATACGAATTTAGATGTG GTACCAGTAGACATGGTGACGAACGCCATGATGGCGGCCATGGCTAAGCATGGGAATGAAAGAAAGCATGGAGTATACTTTTACCATGTTACCTCATCCATCATAAATCCTCTTACATTTCATGACATCTTCAACTTTTGCACGTATTACTTCAAATCACATCCCCTTAAGGACTCAAATGGGGATGTGATTAGGGTTAAAGACATGCAATATTTCGAGTCGATTCCTGAGTTTATATTAGCTGGCGGTTTGAGTGCTATAACTACTTCATACGCTAAGCTACGGCTCAAGTTCATGCGAATGGCCGCTATATATGAGCCATTCATGACTCAAGGCGCATG GTTTGACGACAAGAATACAAGGAAATTACTCGGAGAAATGTCATTAGAAGAGTTGGACATGTTTAACTTTAACTTCGGATGCATCAACTGGAACGATTACTTCACTAACATTCATATTCCGGGCATCATTCAGCATGTTCTTAACAATAAGAAGACGTTGTCCTCAAGACTTTAA
- the LOC141608870 gene encoding putative F-box protein At4g17200 has protein sequence MSTNNELCEDLWTQIIARLPVTTLLILRSVCKSWCSIIEDPSFMQIHIKQYHNGSHYDKTKLISFRFNKKNKFSVEHWCSFRDIDTLHVTGPQLVTGKIYSIIAGSCFGLVLLITDTPWIWPRLWNPHLRKSLYLPPCPFVPSDTNDVVYTLGFSSLTHCFKVCAFQVVDTSEAMPIAIYTVGEECHNNQWRTITRESGSANIPVKGPKVDCEKGFLFFQGASHCIAGDTHLLSFNFVSETFNWVELPDASEKTILSAKYVFLLDEALAIMSLSEVNRRIWVMNKDDSGVVSWKLWFSCASSETDFLEVSESIYLDPKVFYINNGSGHRTRFTFSDCSYDIATSKVEELIDLDEGDYFTLYNYMESLALCKQLRRKLA, from the coding sequence ATGTCAACAAACAACGAGTTGTGCGAAGATTTATGGACTCAAATTATTGCAAGATTGCCTGTAACAACTCTGTTAATTTTACGGAGCGTTTGTAAATCTTGGTGCTCTATTATCGAGGACCCTTCTTTCATGCAAATCCAtattaaacaataccacaacgGTAGTCACTATGACAAGACCAAATTAATATCCTTCCGTTTTAATAAGAAAAACAAGTTTTCTGTGGAACATTGGTGCTCGTTTCGGGATATTGACACGTTGCACGTTACTGGTCCTCAACTTGTAACCGGTAAGATATATTCCATTATTGCTGGAAGTTGTTTCGGGTTGGTATTGTTGATAACAGACACGCCTTGGATATGGCCGAGACTATGGAACCCCCATCTAAGGAAGTCCTTATATCTTCCCCCTTGTCCGTTTGTGCCTTCTGATACGAACGACGTCGTTTATACTCTCGGGTTTTCTAGTTTGACTCATTGTTTTAAGGTTTGCGCTTTTCAAGTAGTCGACACTTCTGAGGCGATGCCTATCGCAATTTATACAGTGGGTGAAGAATGCCATAATAATCAATGGAGGACGATAACCCGAGAAAGCGGGAGTGCTAATATCCCCGTAAAGGGTCCGAAAGTTGATTGCGAAAAAGGGTTTTTATTCTTTCAAGGAGCCTCACACTGTATTGCAGGGGACACACATCTATTGTCCTTTAATTTCGTTAGCGAGACGTTTAATTGGGTTGAATTGCCAGACGCCTCGGAAAAAACGATACTTAGTGCCAAGTACGTGTTTCTTCTTGACGAGGCGTTGGCGATTATGAGCCTTTCTGAAGTTAATCGACGTATATGGGTTATGAACAAGGATGATTCTGGTGTTGTGTCATGGAAATTATGGTTTTCATGTGCCTCGAGCGAAACAGATTTCTTGGAAGTCTCTGAAAGCATCTACTTAGATCCGAAAGTTTTCTACATTAACAACGGTAGTGGTCATCGTACTCGATTTACATTCTCGGATTGTTCTTATGACATTGCAACTTCGAAAGTCGAAGAGTTGATCGACTTAGATGAAGGCGATTATTTCACCTTATACAATTATATGGAAAGCTTGGCTTTGTGCAAACAATTACGGAGAAAATTAGCCTAG